In Amphiprion ocellaris isolate individual 3 ecotype Okinawa chromosome 5, ASM2253959v1, whole genome shotgun sequence, the genomic stretch TGAGGCAAATTAGTTTCAAGCAATGACTCACAGCTTGACCAAAAAGAAGCTCCTTTAACTGGAATTTCAGTAAGAATATCATACATTCACTTGCGCTCAACAGATCGATTTCTGTGCAACAAAACAGACCTGGACACTGAAAGAAGGAAATCAAATGTGTGCACTTCTTAGAGAGCTGTGCTCAAAAGCAGGCACTGCAAACGAGCAGCACACAGTAACAAGTATGCTTGACAATTTTCTACTAATTGTAGAAAGCAACTGAATATTGTATCACCAGAACACTTTTCCGACTGCTGTTCACATGCACATATGCACAAACACGCCACCGCACATACATACGCACAATTACACTCATCAGACAACTACACCATATAAGCTGCACTAAACATTCCAATGGCAACATGCATAGCTACCAGTAATGTACCCACCTCTTAGTACAAAATGTGCCATGACAATGTGCCATttggcaaaaacacaaatttacatCGATATAGTCGGCCTGAGTGAGAATATATCAAGACAGGGAAACCATATCAGTGTTGATTGCATGTGTGCTAGCATccttcattttgtttaaaattcatcGGGCTTATATTCAGACTTCATATATTAAGTGATACATGGTTACATTACTGACCTTTTGTCCCTTGTGAGATACAAAAGCAGCATCAAAAAGCCCCAGTGCATCTCACAAAACATCCACACCGTTgcagacacaaaacactgaGCACGTGAGGTTCAAGGCCTGCCTGTACCTGCTGACTGTACCGCACCAtcagcaaaaacagcacaacattgaatgtcatgaaataaaaatcatatcAAAAATAAGCTCTACAATGTTGAATTTTTGCCCACAATCCTTAGCCAGATACAGTTTTCGATTCGTATCTCGGTTGTGATAGCTATTCCAACATTACCAGTAACTGTATACAGTGCACACATACCCTGTGTGTTCAGAATACATAAGGGGTACAAAAAACATCgtaaaagcagcagtttgagGGTTGTTAGCGTCCAGTTTCATCATTTTGACAAGTGGTTTTTGCTCACGTACAGTAGAGTCCTCTACTACTTCCACTAAAACTTTCAAACTAAATCCACTTTCCTTCTGGTGTGGCAGTCACAAGGTGATTCTGCAAAAGCAGACCGCTGAGGCAGAAGGTAGTAATGTGTGGTGCTCGCCTTCTTGCCGTTCTCCATAATAGGAACGATGCAGGGGGATCCCTCACTGTTCTGTCTTTGTAAACCCCGACCGCTTACGTACTTAGGATCCGGCGCAAAGCTTTGTGTTGGAGGCATCACCCCATTAATGTATGACGGGAGGCTCTTGGGGCTGGGAGTGCGGGAGTTCCCGATGGATAACGGGTCCCTTGGGGGCACCTTGGGCGGTTTGTCCTCATCACTGTAAGCCCCAGACGAGACCTCTGCTGACCAGCGGCGGCAGTCTCCTGTCTTGATTGTACGCGGAGGGATGGGAGGTGGCACTTCTGGTTTATCCATACTGTTGGTGGGCCGTTTGTGGCACGTGAGGCGCAGCAGCGAGGGCTTGTTTAAAGATCCGGCTGGGCCAGAGTGGGAACGCCGTAGCCTCCTCTGAGCCTTGTCCTGCTGTCTCTGACAGACCACTGGCTCAGGTGGTTCCTGTTGCTGCGGCTCATACTGTTCCCGCACTTCCTGTGGAGGATGTGCGTGATGGTGTGGCTGTGGCTGCCGTGGGCTTTGCGGTCCTAATGGACCATCGTAATAAGCATAGTTAATCTGCCCACAGTCCCTGAAACTCCTTCGGCTTGGGACTCCATACCGGAAAGGAGACGATTTGGAACACTGATCGGACACCAGGCAGCGGCTGTCGTCCGAACTTGTGAAAAATTCTACCTCATTGTCCATAGCCTGCTCAGGGGAGATGTCTGTTTGTAGGGGAATGGGAGGCAGAGGCTTGGAACATCTGCCTGGCGTCTGTGGTGGGCTGCTGCACCCGTAGAACGAAAGCCTCTGGAATGAGGGGACCACCTGGTCATCGTCAGCAGGACTTGGGGTGGATGCTTCAGCACTGCAGGACAGGGACAGATGGGAAGGCCTCGACTTCTTTGGAGGAAATTTCTGTGAGCTGGGATTCTGTTTATGTGCTGTCAGAGAggaatattgaaaaaaataacatcagaTGAATGTCAAGGtgttaaatgattaaaatcacaGTCGCAattaaatattacaacttgactgcacacaaaaaagttgcaaataATTCAAAGACACAATAAATGCAATGCAGCATCGTTGTATTTCATGTATTGTGCAAATTCCTGCACTTACTCTCATAACTTGGTGGCGGGACCTTAGGCTGAGCTTGATAGCTGTGATCTGTGTGTGCAGTGTCCATACTGAAGTACAAGctgttaaagaagaaaaacagaatttagaTGATCAGAGCTTCACATAAGCCACATAGCCATAAATAATTCATAAGAAATCTGACGCTGATCTGAATCATATAACTATAACATGTCATGCAAGTCTGAAAAATCTTTTCT encodes the following:
- the errfi1a gene encoding ERBB receptor feedback inhibitor 1a, yielding MQGQPAGLSECFLALMRPECAWSMSTVGLTAQEISFPIEDPFLRGSYCHSMAGSKPSWNYRHELANLYFSMDTAHTDHSYQAQPKVPPPSYETHKQNPSSQKFPPKKSRPSHLSLSCSAEASTPSPADDDQVVPSFQRLSFYGCSSPPQTPGRCSKPLPPIPLQTDISPEQAMDNEVEFFTSSDDSRCLVSDQCSKSSPFRYGVPSRRSFRDCGQINYAYYDGPLGPQSPRQPQPHHHAHPPQEVREQYEPQQQEPPEPVVCQRQQDKAQRRLRRSHSGPAGSLNKPSLLRLTCHKRPTNSMDKPEVPPPIPPRTIKTGDCRRWSAEVSSGAYSDEDKPPKVPPRDPLSIGNSRTPSPKSLPSYINGVMPPTQSFAPDPKYVSGRGLQRQNSEGSPCIVPIMENGKKASTTHYYLLPQRSAFAESPCDCHTRRKVDLV